The following are encoded in a window of Callithrix jacchus isolate 240 chromosome 9, calJac240_pri, whole genome shotgun sequence genomic DNA:
- the PDE6H gene encoding retinal cone rhodopsin-sensitive cGMP 3',5'-cyclic phosphodiesterase subunit gamma, whose translation MSDNTVLAAPASNQGPTTPRKGPPKFKQRQTRQFKSKPPKKGVKGFGDDIPGMEGLGTDITVICPWEAFSHLELHELAQFGII comes from the exons ATGAGTGACAACACTGTTCTGGCTGCTCCAGCTTCAAACCAGGGTCCTACCACCCCACGCAAAGGCCCCCCCAAGTTCAAGCAGAGGCAGACTCGCCAATTCAAGAGTAAACCTCCAAAGAAAGGTGTGAAAGg ATTTGGAGATGACATTCCAGGAATGGAGGGGCTCGGAACAG ATATCACAGTGATTTGCCCGTGGGAGGCATTCAGCCACCTGGAGTTGCATGAGCTCGCTCAGTTTGGGATTATTTGA